The genomic window GGGCTCATCCAGGCAGGGAGAGTCCAGAATATGGTGGGTGGATGGGGGGCAGCCAGGGCAGACCCCGGAGCTCCCTGAGGACAAGCAGTGAGGGCGCCCCTGGAGGCCTGGCACAGACCCAGCTCTGAGCTCTGCTGGATTCCAGCCTGGCCCGGGGAGGGGCTGCACTCACCTGGGAGGGGGTCCCGGGCGCCATTCTCTCTGGCTGCAGGCTCTCTGCGGGGCCACCCTGGGGTGCTTCCGGGGATGGCAGCCCCGAGGGGGGAGACGTCCTCGGTGGGCgcctggggggggggagagagggggagggctcAGGGGGGCTCCCAGGCCTTCCCTGGCTTCGGGGGTGAAGGGGGTGCCTCGGGCTGGGAAGGGCCTGGGACTGGCCAGGAATGAAGCCCCGCCCACTCTGACGTCATCGTTGGCTTCCTTCTATTCAGAAACTGCACTGGCCGGATTGGGGGGGACTGCAAGGGGGGTTACTGGGGAATGGGGGGAGCATCAGGTGGGGGCGGGGAGAGCGGGCTGGCATTTCCTCGGGGCCCGAGATCGGGGGTCCTCCCATGGCATGGGGGCGCGGGCATCCCCGCTGCCCCCTGACAGGCTCCGCAGGTCTGCTTCTTCCCCGGTGTGTTCCGGTGTGAACATGAAGAGCCTCGCCCAGCCCCCCTCCTGTGACTGTACCCCtcccccagctgcctcccagcTCTGGAGTGGGGGGAGGGTAAAGCCCCGCCGGGGTTCCTGGTGCAGACTGAGCCGCCCCGGCCTGACCAGGCACTTCCCTGTTTATCTCTTCTGAAGTCCTTTACGGTGAGGGACAGACACCGAGACACACTGAGGcagcccctcccccaccacaagCACTTACACTGGGGCTCCGGCTCCGCCTCTCTTGGTGCACATGCGCACGCAGCCCCCACAATTCCCAGCTCAGGAAGGAGGAACTGGTCCACCCGGG from Monodelphis domestica isolate mMonDom1 chromosome 4, mMonDom1.pri, whole genome shotgun sequence includes these protein-coding regions:
- the LOC100618455 gene encoding zinc finger protein 558-like isoform X3, translating into MCTKRGGAGAPVRPPRTSPPSGLPSPEAPQGGPAESLQPERMAPGTPSQGSITLKDVAVDFTQEEWGLLDHSQKDLCLEVMLENIQNLLSVGKDHFLC